Within the Candidatus Paceibacterota bacterium genome, the region CCTACAACGCCCAACTGCGGTTGCGGAGGATTTCCGAGAGCATCCTCGACGAGTTCCCCAGCATCGGCGAGCGGCGCAAGGCGGCGCTGCTGAAGAAATTCGGCTCGGTGCAGCGCATTCGTCTGGCCACGGTCGAGAAGATCGCCGAAGTGCCGGGCTTCGGCGGCAAGTCGGCAGCGGAGCTCAAGGCGTTCCTCGAGGCGCGCCGGTAAGTCCGCGCCGCCCAACTTGCCAAATTTGTTCGTGCCAATCCGTGGAATCCGTGGCTTTATTGTGCCCGGATGAATATTCAAGTGGCGGTTCTGTGCGACGCGGCGACGGACGACAACGGCAAGCTCAACCTTCTGGGGGCGTTTGACACGATTTACACACAGCAACTCCCGGCGATCCATCCGCAATGTTCGATCGCCTTGCGGGTGACCTTCTCGAGCGGGGATGAAGGCAAGCACCATCTGCAAGTCAATTTTGTGGATGCTGACGGCCGCTCAATCGCGAAGTTCCCGCCCATCCCGGTGGAGGTGGCTCTGCCCGATGACATGCATTTCGGCACGCGCAACTTCATTGTGAACATCCAGCAGTTGAAGTTCGACAACCCGGGGTTGTACTCGATTGATGTCTCATTGGACGGCCGGCCGCAGGTGAGCATTCCCTTGCTGGTGCGGCACAATCCGCCGGCCGCCGCTTAAGGGAAGAGTAGTCGCCTGCCGCCGGAGTCGTTGCGCGCCCCTCGCCACCCTGGCATTGAGCACATGTCGCTGCGAAGGCGGGCGGCTGCAGTTGCGAGAGGTCATAGTTCCACCCGCCGCGCGAACGTGAGTCGAACCGGGCCGAGCAGGCCGGAGGCCAACAGCGGATCGTCCTTCGTATAGACTTTTCGGGTGCAGAAGGTTATGCGCCCGTCAGGCCGGGGCTCGCCTTGGAGGAGCCACTCCGGCCACTGCGCCGGCAGAGCTCGCCCTTTTGTCCACGTTAGGCTGTCGGGCAAGCGTTCGTCTCCGATCATGCGGTTCGGCCACAAATTAGTCACCCGCACTTCGAGCCGGTTCGTGCCGGGTTTGACGGCTGCGGTGGCGTCAAGGCGGAAAGGCGGCTTCCACAAGATGCCCAGGTCCTGTCCGTTAAGACGGACTTCGGCCGTTACCCGCACATCGCCCAGGTCGAGCCATGCCTCGCGCCCCGGTCCAAGGCTCTGAGGGCTTACTTCAAACTCGCGGGTGTAGGTTGCGGTGCCGGAGAAGTATCGGATGCCGTCTTCCGCGCGGTGGGTCCAGGATACCAGTTTGGCGAACGTGGCTGACGGCGGGGCGCCGAGGTTGGGCGGGAATGTGATGTTCCATGGCCCGGCAAGTTCGATGGACGAGGGCACGTCCTGGATGTCCAATTCCCGCCTGGATCCATCGTTATACTCCACCGTCTGGACGCCCGGTTGCCAGACGCGCGCAACCAGGCTTTCCCCGGCGTGGAAGGCCAGGTCCGACTCCCCGGCGGCTGCCACGACGTGCCGCGCCGGCATGGGTTCACGGAATACCACAAACAGTGAACCCGCCGGATCGAGCGACAGGTTCAATTGCACGCCTGACGGTGTGGCAATGAAAACCGCTGGCCGGGTGATGGCCCCCGTGACCGGGTCCCACAACTCCGGCTGGCGTCCCGCGACACGGAACCTGGCGGTGATCGGCTCGGTTCGCAGCTTCTGGTTTGAAACGAAGTAGACATCCGCACTCTCGATCCGTCGGTGAATGTAGAGGATTTCGGCGTCGCTGCTCTTTGCGTTGCACTCGAAATCCGGCGCCAGGCTCAGGCGGTTGAATATTTCCGGGAACGACAGACCCCAGTAGAGGTGGCCTGTGCCGGCGGCATGCTCCTTGACTTTTAAACCATCGCAGGGGCCCCAGAGTTGCTGGCTGAGGTCCTTCACCTCACGGTCGCCTTTGCCGAGGTCAGCCAGGCTGGGCGACTGTTGCGGGCGGGGACCGACCACCACGGCGCCCGAGCTGATGAGTTCCGAGATCTTCCGCAGCACCGCCGGGCGCATGGTGGTGCGGTTGGCCAGCAGCAACACGCGGTAGCTCATCCCGCTCGGCAGGACAATGCGCCCCCCCTCGATCTTTGCCTGCAGCAGCGCGGCGGCGTCGCAGGCGTCGAAGTCGTACCCGGGCGGCAGGGGCGGATCGAGCTCATCCCGCCAGCCAATGCGATTGGGCACGTCCTCGCCGATGAACCAAAGCACGTCCGCAACGAAGCGCCCTTCCTGCAACAGATGGTTGCAGCGGGCCAGGTACTGCATCCAGGCCCGCCCCGGTTCCCACCAGGTGTTGGCCCGGTTGCAGTTCAAACCCCAGACTGCCATGGTAAAACCAGGCCCGGTGACGTCATACGGCTGATGGGCGAAGGTATGGAAGACGAAGCGGTTCACCCCGGCGCAGAAGGCGCGGTCACCGAGCGGCTTAAGCGTGTAAGGATGGTTTTGCCATTTGGCAAACGGCGCGCTGGCCGTGTAGGACTCGGAGGCGACCACACGGCCGCCGGTGATATGCGCGGTGCTCGCGGCAACCTTGTTGTCCACGCGCACCCCCTGCCCGGCGCCGGCGTTCAGCCAGAACTCGCCCATTGGGACGTCTCCGGGCCGCTGGTAACCGATGGGATCATAGAGATACATCTGGCGCCCCGACCCCTCGATGACATGCGTCAGGCCCTTCTCGCGAAGGTAACGCCCGACCTCGCCGAAGAAGTGCTGCGCGAATTGATCGGCCAGAAAACGGCGCCAGTCCCACAGCATGCGCTCGGAGGCGTCCGGGCTGTCCACCATCCAGCCTTCGATCAACAGCGGCAGCCATGGCACGATCGCGATGCCGGTGCGCTGCCTCAAGCGGTTTTCGAGGCCCGCCGTCCAGTTCTGAACGTCGCACTCCCAACTGTCGGTTTCCACGGCCGCAAATGTCTTGCCGACCGCGGGGCCGAACCGCTTGACGAGTTGCCCGACATATTGGTCCAGATGGGCCCGCACGATGCTGGCGTCCAGCTTGTCGCATTCGAGTCCACGGCCGGCTGGGGTGGCGGGTTTATTGGAGCGGCCATTGCTCGTGTAGCCCACCCGCAGAATGCGCCAGCGGCCGGGCGGGACATCCCATTGCAGCCGCCCGTCGGGGCTGACCTTGGCGGTCAGGTCCAGGACATTTGTGCTGGCAACCAAATACCCGGCGGGCGGTTGCAGGCGCCGATCCGGTCCGGGATATCGGGCATAGTTGCGCGCCTCCCCGCCATGCCCGCGGCAGCGCAGCCAGCCGGCCTTGGCCTCGGCGAAGTGGAGCTTGGCGGCGGAGGTCAGCTCCACTTCCCCGATTTGAACCGGCCAGAGGTTGGTGAACGACAGCCGCAGGTAACGGGTGTTCAGCTCGCCCAGCGCAACGGTGATCGGTTTGGCGCCGTCGGCGGTGTCCCAGGAGAAACAAAACGTGCCGGCCGGCTGCCAGGCCTGGCCATCGGCGGAGGCTTCCACGCAAGCGGGGAAGTCCTCGTCCTGGACGTAGCCGCTCACGTTGTGAAGAACCATTGTCCGCAACAAGCGCGGGGCTCCCAGGTCGAGCTCGATCCGGTGCCCCTTGCCGGATTGGGGAAATGCCGCGCGTGGCTGCCGTTGGCCGTCACCGAGCGCCTTGAGTTCGGCAGCTCTGATTGACCCCGTCATGCGCGTGCCGGAGGCCGGTCCATTCACCCGTTCCCCCGCAGGCAAGCGGAAAGCGACCACCGCGATGTCCCGGTAGAAATTCTCCTTGCTGGGCGGTGCGGGCAGGCTGGCCGCGAACCGCGAAGGGCCGGTTGCATCCACGCTCGCGTGCGTCAGTTCCTTCATCGAGGTCTCCGGAGTGATCCACGGGCCTCCCGCCTCCGACCAGCCGTCACAGTTGTGCACGCCAAACACGAGACCCAGGCGTGCGGCTTCCCTTATGGTATGGTCAAGCAGGTCATACCACTGTTCCTGCCGGAATTTTACTGGACCCTCCGGGAAGAAGCCGCCAATGCTGAACAAATAGCAGCCGCCGATCCCGGCCCGCTTCATGGCCTCGAGGTCGCGCGTGATGCCCGGCTTGGTGACATTGCCGTCAATCCAATGCCACCACGTCAGCGGTTTGGCGGATTCGGGCGGACTCCTGAACGCTTGCTGCAGTTCGGCGCTGCCCGATGGAAGTGCCGAGGCCACGATGACCGTAAGAGTGAGAATGGCAACCAGACCACGTTGAGTCATGCGCCCAATCTGCCGGGTCGGGCAGACCCTGTCCAGACCCGGCCTGTTGTGAGGGTTGCGGATAGGAGCTGCGCTAATTCCATGTAACCATGGTTGGATCAAATGCCTCTGATACAGAGTTGAATTATGAGAACATACTTGAAATCCAGGACTCTTGGGCTCGCTTTCACCTTCCTTTGCATCATGGTTGCGGCTGCTCCAGCCGGCGCCACTGAGAAGCCAAGTATCCTCCTGATCATTGCGGATGACCT harbors:
- a CDS encoding glycosyl hydrolase encodes the protein MTQRGLVAILTLTVIVASALPSGSAELQQAFRSPPESAKPLTWWHWIDGNVTKPGITRDLEAMKRAGIGGCYLFSIGGFFPEGPVKFRQEQWYDLLDHTIREAARLGLVFGVHNCDGWSEAGGPWITPETSMKELTHASVDATGPSRFAASLPAPPSKENFYRDIAVVAFRLPAGERVNGPASGTRMTGSIRAAELKALGDGQRQPRAAFPQSGKGHRIELDLGAPRLLRTMVLHNVSGYVQDEDFPACVEASADGQAWQPAGTFCFSWDTADGAKPITVALGELNTRYLRLSFTNLWPVQIGEVELTSAAKLHFAEAKAGWLRCRGHGGEARNYARYPGPDRRLQPPAGYLVASTNVLDLTAKVSPDGRLQWDVPPGRWRILRVGYTSNGRSNKPATPAGRGLECDKLDASIVRAHLDQYVGQLVKRFGPAVGKTFAAVETDSWECDVQNWTAGLENRLRQRTGIAIVPWLPLLIEGWMVDSPDASERMLWDWRRFLADQFAQHFFGEVGRYLREKGLTHVIEGSGRQMYLYDPIGYQRPGDVPMGEFWLNAGAGQGVRVDNKVAASTAHITGGRVVASESYTASAPFAKWQNHPYTLKPLGDRAFCAGVNRFVFHTFAHQPYDVTGPGFTMAVWGLNCNRANTWWEPGRAWMQYLARCNHLLQEGRFVADVLWFIGEDVPNRIGWRDELDPPLPPGYDFDACDAAALLQAKIEGGRIVLPSGMSYRVLLLANRTTMRPAVLRKISELISSGAVVVGPRPQQSPSLADLGKGDREVKDLSQQLWGPCDGLKVKEHAAGTGHLYWGLSFPEIFNRLSLAPDFECNAKSSDAEILYIHRRIESADVYFVSNQKLRTEPITARFRVAGRQPELWDPVTGAITRPAVFIATPSGVQLNLSLDPAGSLFVVFREPMPARHVVAAAGESDLAFHAGESLVARVWQPGVQTVEYNDGSRRELDIQDVPSSIELAGPWNITFPPNLGAPPSATFAKLVSWTHRAEDGIRYFSGTATYTREFEVSPQSLGPGREAWLDLGDVRVTAEVRLNGQDLGILWKPPFRLDATAAVKPGTNRLEVRVTNLWPNRMIGDERLPDSLTWTKGRALPAQWPEWLLQGEPRPDGRITFCTRKVYTKDDPLLASGLLGPVRLTFARRVEL